A portion of the Bacteroides faecium genome contains these proteins:
- a CDS encoding SusC/RagA family TonB-linked outer membrane protein: MNRKTITTTVVSLAKAFCLAGLLSVPAYSSASTVSFEKVNGMYILKAEDSTVKQVFDYIEKHSQYVFVYDQPVKDRLNNKVNIELQGKSIDAILTEVCRLADLKYNIQNRQVTITANSSKRAATQVKKAKRISGQVVDATELPMIGATIRVKGSEAATITDLDGKFQIDVPEGSELLISYVGYMDKTVRIDSKNMYAIVMEEASKALNEVVVIGYGAVKKKDLTGAVAAVKGEELVNKRTAMLSNALQGSLSGVMVTRDNSAPGAGAASIRVRGITTMGESSPLIIVDGVQSSLDYVNSNDVESISVLKDAAAASIYGSKAAAGVILVTTKRGNDSGKINLKYNAEFGWEIPTKQPNMVGVTRYLEMSNELKYNDNPTGGFFQEYTADQTKNWVKYNATDPNNYPITDWTDLILKSSAPRMTHTLSVSGGNKAVKSVATLSYDEVDGLYDGRGFQRYMFRSNNDFNINDKLSAQIDVNIRHAKSSTKNFDPFDTMRKMPAIYPATWDDGRLASGKSGSNPYGLLVAGGNSVAHSTQVAGKGSLTFKPIKGLSISGIVSPFINYQKKKAFKNSCGYTLADDPETFGGYFDSGSTWTTNSLEETRKDNYHVTSQLIANYMGTFGKHNLTVMAGFENYYMKDEELTAARDKYELTGYPYLNIGSEDFQTNSGKGNEYTSNSVFGRVIYSYADRYLFQANVRHDGSSRFAKGYRWGTFPSFSAGWVMSEEKFMKNLNWDWLSFLKLRGSWGKLGNERIGDNYFPYIALMSFGNSLFYMADGSVVSDKTARPAVLAVEDITWETTTSTDIGLDANFFNNRLQFHFDYYWKQTKDMLLNIEIPYFMGYNNPSTNAGKMSTHGYDIELAWNDRIGDFKYGVNVNFSDFLSKIDYMNDGEQISGGKIKRAGVLFNEYYGYVCDGIYQTQEEVNNSARTSTTVTVGDLKYRDISGPDGVPDGIISPEYDRVPLGNSLPRFQYGGTFNASYKGIDFSIAFQGIGKQNSYLSTAMVQPLRDNFGNVPSILEGKYWSPFNTAEENLSAKYPRLSNVSKNNNYATSSFWMFNGSYFRLKNLTLGYTLPETWTQKAGINRVRFYVSGSDLFCLSNFPDGWDPEMSYKAYPITTSLVMGLQVNF; the protein is encoded by the coding sequence ATGAATCGAAAAACAATCACAACTACGGTGGTGAGCTTGGCAAAAGCTTTCTGCCTGGCTGGACTACTGTCTGTACCCGCTTATTCCAGCGCGTCGACTGTTTCGTTCGAAAAGGTAAATGGGATGTATATCCTTAAAGCCGAAGATTCGACTGTAAAGCAAGTGTTCGACTACATTGAGAAACATAGCCAATATGTTTTTGTCTATGACCAACCAGTGAAAGACCGCCTCAACAACAAAGTAAACATCGAACTGCAAGGAAAGTCGATTGATGCTATTTTGACGGAAGTATGCCGGCTGGCCGATTTGAAATATAACATTCAGAACCGCCAGGTAACTATCACTGCCAATTCTTCTAAAAGGGCTGCCACCCAGGTGAAAAAAGCGAAGCGTATCTCGGGACAGGTAGTTGATGCCACCGAGCTTCCGATGATTGGTGCTACAATTCGTGTGAAAGGTAGTGAAGCAGCTACCATTACCGACCTTGACGGTAAGTTTCAGATTGATGTTCCCGAGGGTAGCGAACTGCTTATCAGCTACGTCGGTTATATGGACAAAACCGTGCGGATAGATAGCAAGAATATGTATGCCATCGTAATGGAAGAAGCCAGCAAAGCACTCAACGAAGTGGTTGTTATCGGTTACGGTGCGGTAAAGAAGAAAGACCTCACCGGTGCGGTGGCAGCCGTGAAAGGGGAAGAGTTGGTGAACAAACGCACAGCCATGCTTTCCAATGCCTTGCAAGGATCACTTTCGGGTGTGATGGTGACGCGTGATAACTCGGCTCCCGGTGCAGGCGCCGCTTCTATCCGTGTGCGTGGTATTACTACTATGGGTGAATCGAGTCCGTTGATAATTGTAGACGGTGTACAAAGCTCGCTCGACTATGTGAATTCTAATGACGTCGAGAGTATCTCGGTACTGAAAGATGCTGCGGCAGCCAGTATTTACGGTTCGAAAGCTGCTGCCGGTGTTATCTTGGTTACTACCAAGCGCGGTAACGATAGCGGTAAAATCAATTTGAAGTACAATGCCGAATTTGGTTGGGAAATCCCTACCAAACAACCCAACATGGTAGGAGTCACCCGCTACTTGGAGATGAGCAACGAGTTGAAGTATAATGATAATCCTACCGGCGGTTTTTTTCAAGAATACACGGCCGACCAAACAAAGAATTGGGTAAAGTATAATGCTACCGATCCCAACAACTACCCCATTACCGACTGGACTGACTTGATTTTGAAGTCGAGTGCACCCCGTATGACTCACACTCTCTCCGTATCGGGCGGTAACAAAGCGGTAAAGTCGGTAGCTACCCTTTCGTATGACGAGGTGGACGGTCTTTACGATGGCCGTGGATTCCAGCGTTATATGTTTCGTTCGAACAACGACTTTAATATCAACGACAAACTTAGTGCCCAAATAGACGTGAATATCCGTCATGCTAAGAGTAGTACTAAAAATTTTGATCCTTTCGATACCATGCGTAAGATGCCTGCTATCTATCCCGCTACCTGGGACGATGGTCGTCTGGCTTCGGGTAAGAGTGGTTCAAACCCCTACGGGTTGCTTGTAGCCGGTGGTAACTCAGTGGCTCACAGTACCCAGGTGGCAGGTAAAGGTTCGCTGACTTTCAAGCCCATCAAGGGATTAAGCATCTCGGGTATCGTATCTCCTTTCATCAATTATCAAAAGAAGAAAGCGTTTAAAAACTCATGCGGATATACCCTCGCCGATGACCCCGAAACTTTCGGCGGTTATTTCGACTCCGGCAGCACATGGACTACTAATTCGCTTGAAGAAACCCGTAAGGATAATTATCATGTCACCAGCCAGCTTATTGCTAATTATATGGGAACCTTTGGAAAGCATAATCTCACAGTGATGGCAGGTTTTGAGAACTACTACATGAAGGACGAAGAACTGACTGCTGCCCGTGATAAATACGAACTTACCGGTTATCCTTACCTCAATATCGGTTCGGAAGATTTCCAGACCAATAGCGGTAAAGGCAATGAGTATACTTCTAATTCAGTTTTCGGCCGTGTTATCTATTCATACGCCGATCGTTACCTGTTTCAGGCCAATGTACGCCATGATGGTAGTTCGCGTTTTGCCAAAGGTTATCGTTGGGGTACCTTTCCTTCATTCTCGGCAGGTTGGGTAATGAGCGAAGAAAAATTCATGAAGAACCTCAATTGGGACTGGCTTTCATTCCTGAAGTTGCGTGGCTCGTGGGGTAAGTTAGGTAACGAACGTATCGGTGACAACTATTTTCCCTACATTGCTTTGATGAGTTTTGGAAATTCATTATTCTATATGGCTGACGGAAGTGTTGTTTCTGATAAGACAGCCCGCCCTGCTGTGTTGGCTGTAGAAGATATTACTTGGGAAACAACTACCAGTACCGACATCGGTCTGGATGCCAACTTCTTCAACAATCGTCTGCAGTTTCACTTTGACTATTATTGGAAGCAGACTAAGGATATGTTGCTGAATATCGAGATCCCTTACTTCATGGGATACAACAACCCCAGTACAAATGCGGGCAAGATGTCTACTCATGGTTATGATATCGAACTGGCATGGAACGACCGGATAGGAGACTTCAAGTATGGCGTGAATGTGAATTTCTCTGACTTCCTCTCAAAAATTGACTATATGAATGATGGCGAGCAAATCAGCGGTGGTAAGATTAAGCGTGCCGGTGTTCTTTTCAATGAATATTATGGTTATGTGTGCGATGGCATCTATCAGACTCAGGAAGAAGTGAACAATTCGGCCCGTACCAGCACTACCGTAACGGTGGGTGACTTGAAATATCGTGATATCAGTGGCCCTGATGGTGTACCCGATGGAATAATCAGCCCCGAGTACGACCGTGTCCCCTTGGGTAACTCACTTCCTCGTTTCCAGTATGGCGGTACATTCAATGCTTCCTACAAGGGGATTGACTTCAGCATTGCTTTCCAAGGTATCGGCAAGCAGAATTCGTACCTTTCTACTGCCATGGTACAACCTTTGCGTGATAACTTCGGTAACGTGCCGTCAATTCTCGAAGGTAAATATTGGAGTCCCTTCAATACCGCTGAAGAGAATCTGTCAGCCAAATATCCCCGCCTTTCGAACGTATCGAAGAACAATAACTACGCCACATCTAGCTTTTGGATGTTCAACGGTTCATATTTCCGTTTGAAAAACCTCACATTGGGTTATACCCTGCCTGAAACTTGGACGCAAAAGGCAGGCATAAATCGTGTCCGTTTCTATGTGAGCGGTAGTGACCTTTTCTGTCTGAGTAATTTCCCCGACGGTTGGGATCCTGAAATGAGCTACAAAGCTTATCCGATTACCACTTCTTTAGTAATGGGTCTGCAAGTTAACTTTTAA
- a CDS encoding DUF4832 domain-containing protein, with translation MKRYTLLRTFMLFIAALILCGWSSTHTQAAITKGVKAPGQTVCFEPDTTSVLKNPLTGWVMYLGRAWDENFWQTQHYDAMPVNGGDSTVRVSDYAGTCYIRINWNMLESKEGKYVWNDPDSRIYKLLASVRERGMRLAFRINVDSRDQGQNTPLYVKEAGAKGFQDPNNSQMWSPYPDDAVFQQKYEKFLQAFAVAFDDPDKVDFIDAYGLGKWGEAHAVKYNDYSNKVAVFEWITDAYAKAFKRVPLVINYHRLVGDTISWAEPHPDSKRLLERAIAKGYTIRHDAFGMTGYYEQWEKDFARAYRFRLPIIMEGGWITGAHHRYWIDPCGKYREGHSEDVRLGEYEESRNAHVNMMDLRIGDEVASWFNTSFDLVKRFEREGGYRLYPTEVSFVNKARSGEQVNVQHNWRNLGWGYCPTNIPQWKGKYKVCIALMDTNHNIVKKQLAEEADLSTWVQGRDGHYTTTINLDGLQKGSYTWLIGLVDTTKACQPGLKMAVDKNLLFEGWCKVGKLKINK, from the coding sequence ATGAAAAGATACACTTTGTTACGCACATTTATGCTTTTTATAGCAGCTCTGATACTCTGTGGATGGTCTTCGACACATACACAAGCAGCTATAACTAAAGGAGTGAAGGCGCCCGGACAAACAGTATGTTTTGAGCCTGATACTACTTCTGTACTCAAAAATCCCCTTACGGGTTGGGTAATGTACCTGGGACGTGCATGGGATGAAAACTTTTGGCAGACCCAACACTATGATGCTATGCCCGTAAATGGTGGGGACTCTACTGTTCGTGTGAGCGATTATGCCGGTACATGTTACATTCGCATCAATTGGAACATGCTCGAAAGTAAAGAGGGAAAGTATGTATGGAACGATCCGGACTCACGTATCTATAAATTGCTTGCTTCGGTGCGCGAACGTGGAATGCGGTTGGCTTTCCGCATCAATGTAGACAGCCGCGACCAGGGACAGAACACACCTCTTTATGTAAAGGAAGCCGGTGCGAAAGGTTTTCAAGACCCTAATAATTCTCAAATGTGGTCGCCTTATCCTGACGATGCCGTATTCCAACAGAAATACGAAAAATTCCTTCAAGCCTTTGCCGTTGCTTTTGACGACCCCGATAAAGTGGATTTTATTGATGCCTATGGACTTGGCAAGTGGGGTGAAGCGCACGCTGTGAAATATAATGACTACTCAAATAAAGTAGCAGTATTCGAATGGATCACCGATGCTTATGCAAAAGCCTTCAAACGTGTACCATTGGTGATAAACTACCATCGTCTGGTAGGAGACACCATCAGTTGGGCGGAACCACATCCTGATAGTAAGAGACTGCTCGAAAGAGCCATTGCCAAAGGATACACCATCCGTCACGACGCTTTTGGGATGACCGGCTACTACGAACAGTGGGAAAAAGATTTTGCCCGCGCTTACCGCTTTCGCTTGCCCATCATTATGGAGGGAGGATGGATTACCGGAGCACACCACCGTTACTGGATTGATCCCTGTGGAAAGTATCGTGAAGGTCATTCGGAAGATGTACGCTTAGGCGAGTACGAAGAAAGCCGCAATGCTCATGTCAATATGATGGATCTTCGCATTGGCGATGAAGTAGCCTCATGGTTTAATACCTCTTTCGACCTGGTAAAACGTTTCGAGCGTGAGGGAGGATACCGGCTCTATCCCACTGAGGTAAGTTTCGTAAATAAAGCCCGTTCAGGCGAACAGGTGAATGTACAACATAACTGGCGCAATCTGGGTTGGGGATACTGTCCTACCAACATTCCCCAGTGGAAAGGAAAATATAAAGTCTGCATCGCTTTGATGGATACTAATCATAACATTGTGAAAAAACAACTTGCAGAGGAAGCTGACCTCTCAACTTGGGTGCAAGGTCGTGATGGTCATTATACTACCACTATCAATCTGGATGGACTTCAAAAGGGAAGTTACACTTGGCTTATCGGCTTGGTTGATACTACCAAAGCATGCCAGCCGGGCTTGAAGATGGCGGTCGACAAGAATCTTCTATTTGAGGGATGGTGCAAAGTCGGCAAACTTAAAATCAATAAGTAA